From the genome of Deinococcota bacterium, one region includes:
- a CDS encoding ABC transporter permease — protein sequence MLQFIVKRLLTAIPTLLIVTVMVFGIQRLLPGDPALALAGEERDPAVLEFIRDRYRLNDPVPVQYGAWLLQVVQGNLGESIRTRQPVTELIFEKLPVTVQLGVMSIIVAIAIAIPAGVIAAVRRGSLADHASTLFALTGLSVPNFWLGIMMILLVSVQLRLLPASGYVSFAEDPVENIRRMIMPALVLGTGLAAVLMRQTRSAMLEVLKQDYVRTAAAKGLRPSTVVLRHALRNGLIPVITIIGLQMGALFSGAVLTEQVFSIPGFGRLIVDAVFNRDYAVVQGVVLFTATMYIAINFLVDITYAVIDPRIQVGGSQ from the coding sequence TTGCTGCAGTTTATCGTCAAGCGCCTGCTGACCGCCATACCGACCCTGCTCATCGTCACGGTGATGGTCTTTGGCATTCAGCGCCTCTTGCCCGGTGACCCGGCGCTGGCCCTGGCGGGAGAAGAGCGCGACCCGGCGGTGCTCGAGTTCATCCGCGACCGCTACCGGCTCAACGACCCCGTCCCGGTGCAGTACGGCGCCTGGCTCCTGCAGGTGGTGCAGGGCAATTTGGGCGAGTCCATCCGTACCCGCCAGCCCGTCACTGAGCTGATCTTCGAGAAGCTGCCGGTGACCGTCCAGCTGGGCGTGATGAGCATCATCGTGGCGATTGCCATCGCCATTCCCGCGGGGGTGATCGCGGCGGTGCGCCGGGGCAGCCTGGCCGACCACGCTAGCACGCTCTTTGCCTTGACCGGCCTGTCGGTGCCCAACTTCTGGCTGGGCATCATGATGATCTTGCTCGTTTCGGTGCAGCTCAGGCTCTTGCCGGCCTCGGGCTACGTCAGCTTCGCCGAGGACCCTGTAGAGAACATACGGCGGATGATCATGCCCGCCCTGGTCTTGGGCACCGGGTTGGCGGCGGTCTTGATGCGGCAGACGCGCAGCGCCATGCTCGAGGTCTTGAAGCAGGACTATGTGCGCACGGCTGCCGCCAAGGGGCTGCGTCCGAGCACGGTCGTCTTGCGCCACGCCCTGCGCAACGGCCTGATCCCGGTGATCACCATCATCGGCCTGCAGATGGGCGCGCTCTTCAGCGGCGCGGTGCTCACCGAGCAGGTCTTCAGCATTCCCGGCTTCGGCAGGCTGATCGTCGACGCCGTCTTCAACCGCGACTACGCGGTGGTCCAAGGCGTGGTGCTCTTTACCGCGACCATGTATATCGCCATCAACTTTCTCGTCGATATCACCTATGCGGTGATCGACCCGCGCATTCAGGTGGGCGGTAGCCAGTGA